A single genomic interval of Lathyrus oleraceus cultivar Zhongwan6 chromosome 7, CAAS_Psat_ZW6_1.0, whole genome shotgun sequence harbors:
- the LOC127105131 gene encoding uncharacterized protein LOC127105131 gives MSMFHLIYGIWLVLSMRFCVLDVSTSCCPYRFFRQNNRKFEQKTDKFWKFSEIDDTWIEVKLPCDLVPCVDSEVNKREERLEQEDELDEKKMSLEVILPLRKRICLTKMSDTSVWIIGESGFIYERFWNGLEWVIAPHDLPISQGHAVAVFIISQKFFALSDSGNLYQMHVQLGETSQPVWIEFTHTLDQISDTDLIVIKSGAVSDDRKRGYFCTKKGTLIELAEVEPPRWINHGQPGGANVAAIADVASSREVVYTISSAGDLYEYNSKSKPSWKKHIWQEKKAQVSSLIPSKGCTLHGLIGDHSESLFLLTKEGTLVERRLHQRKWKWIVHGNPPHQNLTSITPSLRDESSETSISLFFTTSVGSVFEYQIPKQLGTSPNNQFPGGEWISHQHPLHAKAARGKPGLPLHVGRILFVLDDGRVAELHIAGLGGESAGPSMPQNFRRKTSSTKYVWSILDAPESEGWNAEYCTEERGPRNCMTGIKDESKDSGITSSVTGRRKQSQEHHYYLSPETGNELISSLEEYQYNLPDDWISSNFRLRLMYEGKSFFLVTSNGLIFEHVCIESVWIWLKHDSSTEMNGIVGNYNGSLFMVDTFGSVFLREWSGNEIAWKNCTDMRRGKHIVVGGQPWDRLPGIARRGTTEDSLFFVSKNGRLMQFTVYMRKFKWKDCKNPPNVKVANIVDQELFRENIIFVTGRNGRLYQYNKVNDLWHEHYQSQHLILSNFPGTVIRPMSKSLTGSIFMLSKDGGLVEYSWNTWNEWNWIEHGTPYKGVKLVGSPGPSFEGNQLLLIGSDGRVYLRYMEKNAWKWKDCGFPTLGDKTIEADDREEGFNDEDTKKEQENLGDLSILNCDPKVTSTRPIPFSADSAIFELRDGRLAEIQVGEGKEWVWSRIIGTPNSLCIQNYWITVASSPS, from the exons ATGTCAATGTTTCATTTGATATATGGTATATGGTTAGTCCTGTCTATGAGATTTTGTGTACTTGATGTTTCCACTTCATGTTGTCCGTATCGGTTTTTTCGACAAAACAATCGAAAATTCGAGCAGAAAACTGATAAGTTTTGGAAGTTTAGTGAAATAGATGATACATGGATTGAAGTCAAACTACCATGTGATTTGGTTCCTTGTGTTGATAGTGAAGTGAATAAAAGGGAAGAAAGGTTGGAACAAGAAGATGAATTGGATGAGAAAAAGATGAGTTTGGAAGTGATTCTTCCTTTGAGAAAGAGAATTTGTTTGACAAAAATGTCTGATACCTctgtttggatcattggtgaaAGTGGATTTATCTATGAGAGGTTTTGGAATGGACTTGAGTGGGTGATTGCTCCTCATGATTTACCTATATCACAAGGACATGCAGTTGCGGTTTTTATCATTTCTCAGAAATTTTTTGCTCTATCTGATTCAGGAAATTTGTATCAG ATGCATGTGCAGCTTGGTGAAACCTCACAACCAGTTTGGATTGAATTCACACATACACTAGATCAAATCTCGGATACTGATTTGATAGTCATAAAATCTGGTGCAGTGTCAGATGATAGGAA GAGAGGTTATTTCTGTACAAAGAAAGGAACATTGATAGAGCTAGCAGAAGTTGAGCCTCCAAG ATGGATAAATCATGGCCAACCAGGTGGAGCAAATGTTGCAGCAATAGCTGATGTTGCTTCTTCGCGAGAAGTAGTTTACACGATAAG TTCTGCTGGAGATCTTTATGAATATAACAGTAAATCAAAACCGTCATGGAAGAAGCACATATGGCAAGAAAAAAAGGCACAAGTTTCATCTTTGATACCATCTAAGGGGTGCACTTTACATGGATTAATTGGTGATCATTCTGAATCGCTGTTTCTTTTAACCAAG GAAGGAACTTTAGTGGAGAGAAGATTACATCAAAGGAAGTGGAAATGGATAGTCCATGGAAATCCACCACATCAAAATTTGACATCTATTACACCATCTTTGAGAGATGAATCTAGTGAAACTTCCATTTCTTTATTCTTCACTACTTCTGTTGGATCTGTTTTTGAGTATCAAATTCCAAAACAATTAG GCACTTCTCCAAATAATCAGTTTCCAGGAGGAGAGTGGATAAGTCATCAGCACCCTTTACATGCAAAAGCGGCAAGAGGTAAACCAGGCTTACCATTACATGTTGGAAGGATACTCTTTGTACTAGATGATGGTAGAGTTGCAGAATTACATATAGCAGGACTAGGTGGTGAGAGCGCTGGACCATCAATGCCACAAAACTTTAGAAGAAAAACATCCTCAACCAAATATGTTTGGTCCATATTAGATGCACCAGAGAGTGAAGGATGGAATGCAGAATATTGCACAGAAGAGCGCGGACCGCGGAATTGTATGACAGGTATAAAAGATGAGTCAAAAGACTCGGGAATCACAAGTTCAGTAACAGGTAGGAGAAAGCAAAGCCAAGAACATCATTATTACTTATCTCCAGAAACAGGAAATGAACTTATTAGTTCTTTAGAAGAATACCAATACAATCTTCCTGATGATTGGATTAGTAGTAATTTTCGCCTGCGACTGATGTATGAAGGCAAGTCGTTTTTCTTGGTGACGAGTAATGGTTTGATTTTTGAACATGTTTGTATTGAAAGTGTTTGGATATGGCTGAAACATGATAGCTCTACCGAAATGAATGGTATAGTAGGGAACTATAATGGAAGTTTATTCATGGTTGATACTTTTGGAAGTGTGTTTCTTAGAGAATGGAGTGGAAATGAAATAGCATGGAAGAATTGCACTGATATGAGGAGAGGAAAACATATTGTTGTTGGGGGTCAACCATGGGATAGATTACCAGGTATAGCAAGGAGGGGTACTACTGAAGATTCACTCTTCTTTGTGAGCAAAAATGGAAGATTGATGCAGTTCACG GTTTACATGAGGAAATTCAAATGGAAGGATTGTAAAAATCCTCCAAATGTCAAAGTTGCAAACATAGTTGATCAGGAACTGTTCAGAGAGAACATAATCTTCGTCACAGGAAGAAACGGACGCTTATACCAATACAACAAAGTAAATGATTTATGGCATGAACATTACCAGTCTCAGCATTTGATTCTTTCAAATTTTCCTGGAACGGTTATAAGACCAATGTCAAAATCACTCACAGGCTCCATCTTCATGCTCTCAAAAGACGGTGGCCTAGTTGAATACAGCTGGAATACATGGAATGAATGGAATTGGATAGAACATGGAACACCTTATAAAGGTGTAAAACTCGTTGGCTCACCTGGTCCTAGCTTTGAAGGGAATCAATTACTTTTGATTGGTTCAGATGGAAGAGTATACCTTAGATATATGGAGAAAAATGCATGGAAGTGGAAGGATTGTGGTTTTCCTACTTTAGGAGATAAAACTATTGAAGCAGACGATAGAGAAGAAGGATTCAATGATGAAGATACTAAAAAAGAGCAGGAGAATCTTGGTGACTTATCAATCTTGAATTGTGATCCTAAG GTGACATCTACAAGACCAATTCCATTTTCTGCTGATTCTGCTATATTTGAACTTAGAGATGGCAGG TTGGCAGAGATACAAGTTGGAGAGGGGAAAGAATGGGTTTGGTCAAGGATCATTGGTACTCCAAATAGTTTATGCATACAAAATTATTGGATTACAGTGGCATCATCACCATCATGA